The region tcttggacactcgggtgaagagaggggcggagctgtcaactgatcaccacctggtggtgagttggcttcgatggtgggggaggatgccggtcaggcgtggtaggcccaaacgtgttgtgtctgctgggaacgtctggcagagccccctgtcagaagtagcttcaactcccacctccggcagaacttcgaccacatcccgagggaggtgggggacattgagtccgaatgggccatgttccgtgcctctattgttgaggcagctgaccggagctgtggccgtaaggtggtcggtgcctgtcgtggcggtgaaggatgccgtcaagctgaagaaggagtcctacgggacccttttgtcctgtgggaccccggaggcagctgataggtaccggcaggccaagcggaatgcggctttggtggttgctgaggcaaaaactcgggcgtgggaggagtttggggaggccatggagaatgactttcggacggcttcgaggagattctggtccaccatccggcgtctcaggaaggggaagcagtgcagtgtcaacactgtatatggtggggatggtgcgctgctgacctcgactcgggatgttgtgggtcggtggggggagtacttcgaagacctcctcaatcccattaacatgccttccaatgaggaagcagagcctggggactcagaggtgggctcccccatctctgggactgaggtcaccgaggtggtcaaaaaactccttggtggtagggccccgggggtggatgagatacgcccggagttcctcaaggctctggatgttgtaggactgtcttggctgacacgcctctgcaacatcgcatggacatcagggacagtgcctctggattggcagaccggggtggtggtccccctctttaagaagggggatcggagggtgtgttccaactacagagggatcacactcctcagcctccctggaaaagtctattcaggggtcctggagaggagggtccgtcggatagtcgagcctcggattcaggagtaacagtgtggttttcgtcctggtcgcggaacagtggaccagctctatacccttagcagggtcctggagggtgcatgggagtttgcccaaccagtctacatgtgttttgtggacttagaaaaggcattcgaccgtgtccctcggggaatcctgtggggggtactccgagagtatggggtaccggcccccctgataagggctgttcagtccctgtacaatcggtgccagagcttggtccgcattgccggcagtaagtcgaacccgtttccagtgagagttggactccgccagggctgccctttgtcaccgattctgttcatatcttttatggacagaatttctaggcgcagccagggtgttgagagggtccagtctggtgggctcaggattgggtcactgctttttgcagatgatgttgtcctgtttgcttcatcaggccgtgatcttcagctctctctggatcggttcgcagccgagtgtgaagcagctgggatgagaatcagcacctccaaatccgagaccatggtcctcagccggaaaagggtggagtgccctctcagggttggtagcgagatcctgccccaagtggaggagttcaagtatctcggggtcttgttcacgagtgagggaagaatggagtgtgagatcgacaggcggatcggtgcggcatccgcagtaatgcgggcattgcatcggtctgtcgtgatgaaaaaggagctgagccgcaaggctcagctctcaatttaccagtcgatctatgttcctaccctcacctatggtcatgagctatgggtagtgaccgaaagaacgagatcgcgaatacaagcggctgaaatgagtttcctccgcagggtgtctgggctttcccttaaagatagggtgagaagctcagtcatccgggaggggctcagagtagagccgctgctcctccgcatcgagaggagtcagatgaggtggctcgggcatctgatcaggatgcctcctggacgcctccctggtgaggtgttccgggcacgtccaaccgggaggaggccccggggaagacccaggacatgctggagggactatgtctctcgactggcctgggaacgccttgggattctcccggaagagctagaagaagtggccggggagagggaagtctgggcatctctgctcaagctgctgcccccgcgacccgacctcagataagcgggagacaatggatggatggatggatggaaaacaccAGGGGTTTGTAACATTTGAAAACTGAATCAATTTAACTCATCTGCAAATATTACTAATTTTTCTAACCAGTTAATGATGCAATAAACCTTATAAATCCTACTATATCAAATTTTTATGAACCCAACAGAGGAATTCTCTAATAAACCAGATTTTAAGAACaatttgttacaaaaacagctttaaagagtttgtttaatttaaaatatcctgcattatcttggaattcactaattcagcagtacacatataataatgtttagatttttgtttttagtatgtATTTTAACCAGtagttttcagttactggagagaaAATGTCTAGGAATAAATTTGGAATGTGCACAAGGAAAgtatcaggtagtccatgataaTATCTTTTGTAAACCCAATGCTCAAATCCACCCTATTTCTTCTTACATTAAGGGATCCCCAAATCTATCACACATAAAAATGTAAGCTTTGCtttgcattttaatgtttaataattctaatactagtttacttaaatgataCTTGGGTAACTATTGAATGGATATACCACTATTTTATAGCTGCTgttattagtatttatatattttatattctactagcaaaatacccgcgcttcgcagcagagaagtagtgtgttaaagaggttatgaaaaagaaaaggaaacattttaaaaataacgtaacatgattgtcaatgtaattgtgttgttattgttatgagtgttgctgtcttatatatatatatatatatatatatatatatatatatatatatatatatatatatatatatatatatatatacatacacatatctacatatacatatatatacatatatatatacacatatcaacatatatatacacacatacagtacatacacacatatatacatatacacatacatacacatatatatatatatatacacacatacatacatacacatatatatatacacacacagacacatatatacatatatatttacatatctacattagggatgcaccgataccacttttttggaaaacgagtacgagtacgagtacttgcatttcagtactcgccgataccgagtacttaataaaaacatgatttaaatttacaggtaacagctttagtcatataatttaacaaaaaaaaacaagggactagtttggaattaagaacatttatttaaaatgaaaagcatgttgtatgcaacatattacagaataaataattataaaaaaaatttaaacagtgacagtgcaactcaagtatttttttcagtttgttgtaaactctGCCACTTTGGACAACACAAGGGGCATTAATAAACATCTTTGCTATTTAGTgcacaatatttgaataaactAACAACATCCACCAACATAGAACTGTGGCAATCAGTGCAACTGAGGTAGGTATTAACATCAAGTCTAAGACGACTCACTTAATGGAGCCTATTTAGAAAAAGTGAgtggcaggtttttttttaagaaaagtagcTTTTCTGCATTATCAGCAGTCAGcctgtttctgttttcatctatAATGTGTGACACTGAGCTAAAAAGCCTTTCACTTTCCACACTGCTACATGGGGCTGAGAGGTATTTCTGGGCCATTTTAGCCAAAGTGGGGAACCTGATTTTGTTGACACCCCAGTACTTCAGAGGACTGTCATCACGAGGGCTTGGGGCCTCTCCGAGGTATGTGTCGAGCTCAATGGCAGCACCTGCTGCCAGCGGCTGTGCTGCCTGGGGCTGCTCCTTAGCgatttcttcaaatacagtgtCCAGACTGCTGCTAGTGCTGGCCTGGGCCTTGAGGAACAGTTTAGCAGGAGGTTCTGCAGCTTCTGCCCGACTCCCCTCTGCCTCAGCTCTGGACATCATCTGCAGCTCCTGCTTCAGGTGCAGCTTGGCCTCCGGAGCAGTGTTGTTGGAGAAGAAGCGATCTTTATACCTGAACAAAATTCATGAATgtattaatatgtggaaaaataggACTGATTTTAGTTTCCCCTAAACCACTGTCACAAATGCCAGCCATTTGGCTTTCTGGTAGTAATAAGggaaatatatttcatattatatatattgcatacatttgtatttgtgtattttagttacaaaaatataatataatatttcagaTGGAAATTAATCTTACATTTAGTACTGTAGTTTATCATtgaatacctatagcacacagacTTTACCTTGGGTCAAGTATGGTGGAGATGAAGTACAGTGGGTTGGTCTCGACATCACTGAAGCGCTTCTTGACAGCTGCCAGTAAGGTTGCTTTCATTGTCTTGACGCCGTGGTCCTCGtctgtttctctgtttagaaGTCTCACTAGCACAGTCACAGCTGGGATGACATCAGAGGCTAGTGCGTCGTAGCTGCTCACTTTTTTAGTTAGTTCCTCAAAGGGGGCGAGGATGGCAACAGTCTTCTCCATAAGAGCCCATTGGTGAGCGGTGAGATAGTCAGGGACTGGGAGTTCATGCTCGGACACATACACCCCCAGCACTCGCTTTTGCTCAATGAGGGACTGGAGCATCTAATACGTGCTGTTCCAGCGCGTCTGTACGTCCTGCTGCAGTCTCTTTATTGGCTGGTTGAGCTGTCCCTGAATGTCCTCGAGGCGGGAGTAGGCTAAGGCGGAATGTTTAAAATGCCCAACTATTTTCCGCCCCACTGCTATAGCATCAGCTATGCTCCTTTGTGCTAATAAGCCCTCGTGAACAGCCAGTTGGAGCGTGTGCGCGACACACGGCAGACTTGGGAGCCCTGCGTCATTCATggctttaatcatgtttttggcattgtcacgaagcacaacatgtactgatgttttaggtataccccatgtctggagcatttcctcaaacacatgcgctatagcctggctggtgtgcgagccgcggaattgtttcgcatgtaatatggctcgttgcgatgtgaaactctcgtctatccactgggaggttaagctaattagcgacacggggctaacactgcttgtccaaatatccgtggtgaaactaaacgcagaggaggcttgcagtaggctgtggatatgttttttcacggagtcgtgtagtttaggcagctccgtgtcagtcatgtagcggcggcttgtgacttcatatctgggctccagaacatgaaGGAGAcacaggaatcccacattttctacctccgagagtggctggtcactcaatgcaatgtactcgataattgcatgtgttattttcacagcacgtggattgtctctggacattttctctcatcttgcaaaagtttgctgcagcgtgggttgtgttggtttagaagcgtgggtaaactccttgtactcgttgtcgtgttgggattttaggtgcttgattaaattacttgtgttaaatgcgctaccttttgagcctcctctggacaatttcgctgagcacaatttgcagtccgcctttgttttgtcgtctttattcactttgaaatagttccacacggctgacatgtctcgcctcgccttctccccgctctgagctgcagccggggcctgggggcgggcactcagcgcctgtgattaaccccttacacgccgctcaaacatagacatttctcagaccgtggtatcggtccctggtatcgggggacttttaacgagtacgagtactttagaaaatgtggtatcgaggccgataccagatacccgtttcggtatcggtgcatccctaatctacatatatacacatatctacatatatatacacatatatatacatatctacatatatatacatatctacatatatatacatatctacatatatatatatatatatatatatatatatatatatatatatatatatatatatatatatatatacatactagcaaaatacctgcgcttcgcagcggagaagtagtgtgttaaagaggtaatgaaaaaaaaaggaaacattttaaaaataacgtaacatgattgtcaatgtaattgtgttgtcattgttatgagtgttgctgtgtttatNNNNNNNNNNNNNNNNNNNNNNNNNNNNNNNNNNNNNNNNNNNNNNNNNNNNNNNNNNNNNNNNNNNNNNNNNNNNNNNNNNNNNNNNNNNNNNNNNNNNCtgtgttgctgggattggctccagcagacccccgtgaccctgtgttcggattcagcgggttggaaaatagatggatggatggatggattttactgtttaataatttatatttatatgaaatgtgcttcttatatattacttcatattctcatatgataatgatgttaatgttgtttatattgatttctatgttattgaaactgcatgtatgtgtgtatatgtatgtatgtatgtatatatatatatatatatatatatatatatatatatatatatatatatatatatatatatatgtgtgtgtgtgtatatgtatatatatatgacagcaacactcataacaatgacaacacaattacattgacaatcatgttaggttatttttaaaatgtttccttttttttttttcataacctctttaacacactacttctccgctgcgaagcgcgggtattttgctatatatatatatatatatctgtatgtgtgtatatatatgtgtgtgtgtatatatctgtatgtgtatatatatatctgtgtgtgtatatatatatcgatatctgtgtgtgtgtgtatatatatatatatatatatatatatatatatatatatatatatatatatatatatgtatatatctgtatgtgtatatatatctgtatctgtatgtgtatatatatctgtatctgtatgtgtatatatatctgtatgtgtatgtgtatagatatctgcatgtgtatatatatatatatatatatatatatatatatatatatgtatatatgtgtgtgtatatatatctgtatgtgtatatatatatgtgtgtgtatatatatctgtatgtgtatatatatatatatatatatctgtgtgtgtatatatatatatgtgtgtgtatatatatatatatgtgtgtatatatatatgtgtgtatatgtatgtatatatatatatatatatatatatatatatatgtgagtgtgtgtgtgtatgtatgtgtatatatatatatgttgatatgtgtatatatatatgtggatgtgtatatgtatatatatatgtagatatgtatatatatgtatatgtatatatatgtttatatgtgtgtgtgtatattatatatataaaagacagcaacactcataacaatgacaacacaattacattgacaatcatgttacgttatttttaaaat is a window of Erpetoichthys calabaricus chromosome 7, fErpCal1.3, whole genome shotgun sequence DNA encoding:
- the LOC127528783 gene encoding zinc finger BED domain-containing protein 4-like translates to MEKTVAILAPFEELTKKVSSYDALASDVIPAVTVLVRLLNRETDEDHGVKTMKATLLAAVKKRFSDVETNPLYFISTILDPRYKDRFFSNNTAPEAKLHLKQELQMMSRAEAEGSRAEAAEPPAKLFLKAQASTSSSLDTVFEEIAKEQPQAAQPLAAGAAIELDTYLGEAPSPRDDSPLKYWGVNKIRFPTLAKMAQKYLSAPCSSVESERLFSSVSHIIDENRNRLTADNAEKLLFLKKNLPLTFSK